A single window of [Clostridium] hylemonae DSM 15053 DNA harbors:
- a CDS encoding DUF3887 domain-containing protein has protein sequence MKKFFAALGVLLLVGGITGCSRSQELPDDFDENEVKKAAEEVIDLVNAGEYEKLTEEKWNAQLKTALPAEKMSEEIQPVIEELGAFQSFENEAVAGGEDKDTEQEFAVVVVKAKYEERKVQFTISFDKNMKTAGFFIK, from the coding sequence ATGAAGAAATTTTTTGCGGCATTAGGTGTGTTGCTGCTGGTGGGCGGTATTACAGGCTGCTCCAGGAGTCAGGAGCTGCCGGATGATTTCGATGAAAATGAAGTGAAAAAGGCTGCGGAAGAGGTCATCGATCTGGTAAATGCAGGAGAGTATGAGAAACTGACGGAAGAAAAATGGAATGCCCAGCTCAAAACAGCACTTCCGGCAGAGAAAATGTCAGAAGAGATCCAGCCTGTCATAGAAGAACTAGGTGCGTTTCAGAGCTTTGAAAATGAGGCGGTGGCCGGGGGAGAGGATAAGGATACGGAGCAGGAGTTTGCAGTGGTCGTAGTGAAGGCGAAGTATGAGGAACGAAAAGTCCAGTTTACGATTTCATTTGATAAAAATATGAAAACAGCGGGATTTTTTATTAAATAG
- a CDS encoding GNAT family N-acetyltransferase: MKAEDLDVVMEIWLDTNMRAHNFISQSYWEDNVQSVRDMISKAEVYVWEEDIGGAIRGFIGLCGNDVGGIFVSSTAQSAGIGSALMAHVKKIRQSLTLTVYEKNKRAVRFYEHERFRIKSETVDENTKEKEFIMVWKAQGQTD; this comes from the coding sequence ATGAAGGCAGAAGATTTAGATGTGGTAATGGAAATCTGGCTGGATACCAATATGAGGGCTCACAATTTTATTTCACAAAGTTACTGGGAGGATAATGTCCAGTCTGTGAGGGATATGATATCAAAGGCAGAAGTATACGTATGGGAAGAAGACATCGGCGGAGCGATCAGGGGCTTTATAGGGCTTTGCGGAAATGATGTGGGAGGTATCTTTGTGAGCAGCACCGCGCAGTCCGCAGGGATCGGCAGTGCGCTCATGGCGCATGTCAAGAAGATAAGGCAGTCGCTGACGCTGACTGTCTATGAGAAGAATAAGAGGGCGGTCCGCTTTTACGAGCACGAGAGGTTCCGAATAAAGTCAGAAACTGTCGATGAAAATACGAAGGAAAAAGAGTTTATCATGGTATGGAAAGCTCAGGGCCAAACGGATTGA
- the glpK gene encoding glycerol kinase GlpK — translation MAKYVMALDAGTTSNRCILFDEKGRICSVAQKEFTQYFPKPGWVEHDADEIWSTQLGVAVEAMSKIGAEAGDIAAIGITNQRETVIVWDKVTGEPVYHAVVWQCRRTAEYCDSLKKQGLEEFFRKKTGLKIDAYFSATKIKWILDHVEGARERAGRGELLFGTVETWLIWKLTKGRVHVTDYSNASRTMLFNINTLEWDREILELIGIPECMLPEVKPSSCVYGEADASFFGGAVPIGGAAGDQQSALFGQTCFLPGEAKNTYGTGCFLLMNTGEKPVFSENGLVTTIAWGLDGKVCYALEGSIFVAGAAIQWLRDELRLIDSAADSEYMAKKVPDTNGCYVVPAFTGLGAPHWDQYARGMIAGLTRGVNKYHIIRATLESLAYQVNDVLKAMEADSGIHLSTLKADGGASANDFLMQTQADLSAAPVSRPQCVETTAMGAAYLAGLAVGYWENKEDVIKNWAIDKTFEPHITEAERNKRIKGWNKAVTYAYDWAKDEGEEGVD, via the coding sequence ATGGCAAAGTACGTAATGGCACTGGATGCAGGGACAACGAGCAACCGCTGCATTCTGTTTGACGAAAAGGGCCGGATATGCAGTGTAGCCCAGAAGGAATTCACCCAGTATTTCCCGAAGCCGGGCTGGGTAGAGCACGATGCAGATGAGATATGGTCCACACAGCTTGGGGTGGCGGTGGAAGCCATGAGTAAGATCGGGGCTGAAGCAGGAGATATTGCGGCGATCGGAATTACAAACCAGAGGGAGACTGTAATCGTGTGGGATAAGGTTACCGGAGAGCCGGTGTACCATGCGGTCGTCTGGCAGTGCCGGCGGACGGCGGAATACTGTGACAGCCTGAAAAAACAGGGACTGGAGGAATTCTTCCGGAAGAAGACGGGGCTGAAAATAGATGCTTACTTTTCTGCCACAAAGATCAAATGGATCCTGGACCATGTAGAAGGGGCCAGAGAGCGGGCCGGGCGCGGCGAGCTGCTGTTCGGCACTGTGGAGACGTGGCTTATATGGAAGCTCACAAAGGGAAGGGTGCATGTGACAGATTATTCCAATGCATCCAGAACGATGCTGTTCAACATCAATACGCTTGAATGGGACAGGGAGATCCTGGAATTGATCGGAATTCCGGAGTGTATGCTGCCGGAAGTAAAACCGTCTAGCTGCGTATACGGGGAGGCGGACGCCTCATTTTTCGGAGGGGCAGTGCCGATAGGAGGCGCGGCCGGAGACCAGCAGTCCGCACTGTTCGGGCAGACATGCTTTCTGCCGGGAGAGGCGAAGAATACATATGGGACCGGCTGTTTTCTGCTTATGAACACGGGGGAGAAACCGGTGTTCTCAGAGAACGGGCTGGTGACAACGATTGCATGGGGATTGGACGGCAAGGTCTGTTACGCGCTGGAAGGTTCCATATTTGTGGCCGGGGCCGCCATTCAGTGGCTGCGCGATGAACTCCGCCTGATCGATTCTGCGGCGGACTCTGAATACATGGCCAAAAAAGTGCCGGATACAAACGGATGCTACGTTGTACCTGCTTTTACAGGTCTTGGGGCGCCCCATTGGGACCAGTATGCAAGAGGTATGATAGCCGGGCTTACAAGAGGAGTGAACAAGTACCATATAATCCGGGCTACGCTTGAGTCTCTGGCATATCAGGTAAACGACGTGCTGAAGGCAATGGAGGCCGATTCCGGGATCCACTTAAGTACACTGAAGGCCGACGGCGGCGCGAGCGCCAATGATTTTCTCATGCAGACGCAGGCAGACTTAAGCGCCGCGCCTGTAAGCCGGCCCCAGTGTGTGGAGACGACGGCCATGGGAGCCGCATATCTTGCGGGACTTGCGGTCGGATATTGGGAAAATAAAGAAGACGTGATCAAAAACTGGGCGATAGACAAAACGTTTGAACCTCACATAACCGAGGCGGAGAGGAACAAGAGGATCAAAGGATGGAATAAAGCGGTTACTTACGCATATGACTGGGCAAAAGATGAGGGAGAGGAAGGCGTGGACTGA
- a CDS encoding DNA alkylation repair protein — MDNKEIRKILEKMAEPEFQKFASSLIPEMPAEHLIGVRLPKLRRLAKQLAKEDWRGYLRTALDESFEEIMLQGMVIGYAKADIQEIKAWTDHFLPKIDNWSVCDSFCAGLKVTKEYPEEMWDYIQGYLTSERTYDIRFAVVMLINYYIDDTHIEQALRSIEKIQNGSYYVKMAAAWAVSMYYVYDSSRTEAFLSDTVLDDFTYNKALQKICESRQVSRETKEKIRAMRRKFP, encoded by the coding sequence ATGGATAACAAAGAAATCAGAAAAATTCTGGAGAAGATGGCAGAACCAGAATTTCAAAAATTTGCAAGTTCTCTCATACCAGAGATGCCCGCGGAGCATCTCATCGGCGTCCGCCTGCCTAAGCTTCGCAGACTGGCAAAACAGCTGGCAAAAGAAGACTGGCGCGGCTATCTTCGGACGGCTTTAGATGAAAGCTTTGAAGAGATCATGCTTCAGGGAATGGTCATCGGTTATGCCAAAGCCGATATCCAGGAAATCAAAGCGTGGACAGACCATTTTCTGCCAAAGATAGATAACTGGTCTGTATGTGACAGCTTCTGCGCCGGCCTTAAGGTAACAAAAGAATACCCGGAGGAAATGTGGGACTACATTCAGGGATACCTTACGTCAGAGCGGACGTACGATATCCGCTTTGCTGTAGTGATGCTCATAAATTATTATATTGACGATACACATATCGAACAGGCGCTCCGGTCCATAGAAAAGATACAGAACGGATCATATTATGTAAAGATGGCCGCAGCCTGGGCCGTGTCCATGTACTATGTATATGATTCTTCCCGCACAGAGGCATTTCTGAGCGATACGGTTTTGGATGATTTTACATATAATAAGGCACTTCAGAAGATATGCGAATCAAGACAGGTGTCAAGAGAAACAAAAGAAAAAATTCGGGCCATGAGGAGGAAATTTCCATAG
- a CDS encoding sensor histidine kinase: MESAACNIILAVSETVSVTVCTWYFTSHTKGNINKPARSRALAFLGFWAGYTGLAYGFRSTAYANVPAIVFMIAATMLIGHNMYNDRRMYLFYYFLYPVTFVLMQLFIIYLVLGFIVSQWGLPGFDLYSANIALIIKQPAALLLTGVWTALLNRRQFEDVTGFQFAGLFLPPLISAFIIASFFVLGNVYIQLYGVFLIIVDICCLVFMNLYILYLFSYQSRNRKLREELRLFQRQSEMQYRYYERIEQKYESSRKLIHDMRNHLQSIEALYHMNESEAGNAYAKDMHKMLDRFGQRLYTDCHMLNIILNDKAETARQRNIDMEVRIGAVELHHMKDMDVTTVFANLLDNALEAAEQFGGRKYISVKADAFRDFNVVKICNSYDPEQNGKRNRGDSGHRGLGLGNVKQTLKRYGGGMDIEEGDSVFTVSITIPRPEAAAGKE, from the coding sequence ATGGAGTCGGCTGCATGCAATATCATTCTGGCTGTGTCAGAAACCGTGTCCGTCACAGTCTGTACGTGGTATTTTACAAGTCATACAAAGGGGAATATCAATAAGCCGGCAAGAAGCAGAGCGCTGGCGTTTCTCGGGTTCTGGGCGGGATATACCGGGCTGGCTTACGGCTTTCGATCTACAGCATATGCGAATGTTCCTGCGATTGTATTCATGATCGCCGCGACTATGCTCATCGGACATAATATGTATAATGACCGGCGCATGTATTTGTTTTATTATTTTCTCTACCCGGTCACGTTTGTCCTCATGCAGTTGTTTATCATTTACCTCGTACTCGGATTCATTGTGTCACAGTGGGGACTGCCGGGTTTTGATCTCTATTCGGCCAACATAGCGCTTATCATCAAGCAGCCGGCCGCCCTGCTTTTGACAGGAGTCTGGACGGCGCTGCTGAACCGCAGACAATTTGAAGATGTGACTGGTTTTCAGTTTGCGGGGCTTTTTCTCCCTCCGCTTATCAGTGCGTTCATTATCGCCTCCTTCTTTGTCCTCGGTAACGTGTATATACAATTGTACGGCGTATTCTTAATCATTGTGGATATCTGCTGCCTTGTGTTCATGAATCTCTATATACTGTATTTATTTTCTTACCAGTCCAGGAACCGGAAGCTCAGGGAAGAACTGAGGCTGTTCCAGAGGCAGAGTGAGATGCAGTACCGCTATTATGAAAGGATCGAGCAGAAGTACGAGTCGTCGAGGAAGCTTATCCATGATATGCGCAATCATCTCCAGTCAATAGAGGCACTCTACCATATGAATGAAAGTGAAGCGGGCAATGCATACGCAAAGGATATGCACAAAATGCTGGACCGTTTCGGACAGCGGCTGTATACAGACTGCCATATGCTGAACATTATTCTAAATGACAAAGCAGAGACCGCACGGCAGAGGAACATTGACATGGAGGTCAGGATAGGTGCAGTGGAGCTTCATCATATGAAGGATATGGATGTAACGACGGTGTTTGCCAATCTTCTGGACAATGCGCTGGAAGCGGCGGAGCAGTTCGGGGGGAGGAAATACATATCCGTGAAGGCGGATGCCTTTCGTGACTTTAATGTTGTGAAAATATGTAATTCATACGATCCAGAACAGAACGGCAAAAGGAACAGGGGCGATTCGGGACATAGGGGGCTCGGACTTGGCAATGTAAAACAGACGCTTAAGCGTTACGGAGGGGGGATGGACATTGAGGAAGGAGACAGTGTGTTTACGGTAAGTATCACGATTCCACGTCCGGAAGCTGCGGCGGGGAAGGAATGA
- a CDS encoding HAD family hydrolase translates to MKIDIPDYKILDLKYLVLDYNGTIAVDGKIPQGVREQLKALSKELEVYVLTADTYGSAMEECEGLPVKIETFPSGNAMAAKDAIVESLGRENCACMGNGRNDQLMCRMAALSIAVMDSEGMCGKLIREVDVCVRSIEEGLELMLNHKRLIATLRG, encoded by the coding sequence ATGAAGATAGATATTCCCGATTACAAAATATTGGATCTGAAATATCTGGTGCTTGATTACAATGGAACGATCGCGGTGGACGGAAAGATTCCCCAGGGGGTGCGGGAACAGCTGAAAGCTTTATCAAAAGAGCTGGAGGTCTATGTACTGACGGCCGATACTTATGGAAGCGCCATGGAAGAGTGCGAAGGCCTGCCCGTAAAGATAGAGACCTTTCCATCCGGCAACGCGATGGCAGCAAAGGACGCCATCGTGGAATCTCTGGGAAGAGAGAACTGTGCCTGCATGGGAAACGGAAGAAATGACCAGCTCATGTGCAGGATGGCTGCTTTGTCCATCGCAGTGATGGATTCGGAAGGAATGTGCGGCAAGCTGATCAGAGAGGTGGATGTATGTGTCCGCTCCATTGAAGAAGGACTTGAACTGATGCTGAACCACAAGCGGCTCATCGCAACACTGCGGGGATAA